From one Odontesthes bonariensis isolate fOdoBon6 chromosome 14, fOdoBon6.hap1, whole genome shotgun sequence genomic stretch:
- the ap1s3b gene encoding AP-1 complex subunit sigma-3b isoform X1 — translation MIRFLLLFSRQGKLRLQKWFTPILEREKKKIIRDMTTIVLARKPRTCNFMQWKDLKIVYKRYASLYFCLAVENQENELLALEVIHRYVELLDKYFGNVCELDIIFNFEKAYFILDEFLMGGEIQETSKQIVNRSIDASDMLQEDDSSEWFEVELFG, via the exons ATG aTTCGCTTCCTGCTGCTTTTCAGTCGGCAGGGGAAGCTGCGCCTGCAGAAGTGGTTCACGCCCATTTTGGAACGTGAGAAGAAGAAGATCATCAGGGACATGACCACCATTGTGTTGGCACGGAAACCACGTACCTGCAACTTCATGCAATGGAAAGACCTGAAGATTGTTTACAAAAG GTATGCAAGCTTATATTTCTGCTTGGCTGTGGAGAACCAGGAGAATGAGCTCCTAGCCCTGGAGGTTATTCATCGCTACGTGGAGCTGCTGGACAAATACTTTGGCAAT gtgtgtgagctggacaTAATCTTTAACTTTGAGAAGGCCTATTTTATCCTGGATGAGTTTTTAATGGGAGGAGAGATACAAGAAACCTCCAAACAGATTGTGAACCGCTCCATTGATGCTTCGGATATGTTACAGGAG GATGACAGCAGTGAGTGGTTTGAGGTGGAGCTGTTTGGATGA
- the ap1s3b gene encoding AP-1 complex subunit sigma-3b isoform X2, with amino-acid sequence MIRFLLLFSRQGKLRLQKWFTPILEREKKKIIRDMTTIVLARKPRTCNFMQWKDLKIVYKRYASLYFCLAVENQENELLALEVIHRYVELLDKYFGNVCELDIIFNFEKAYFILDEFLMGGEIQETSKQIVNRSIDASDMLQETMEEYMSKPAF; translated from the exons ATG aTTCGCTTCCTGCTGCTTTTCAGTCGGCAGGGGAAGCTGCGCCTGCAGAAGTGGTTCACGCCCATTTTGGAACGTGAGAAGAAGAAGATCATCAGGGACATGACCACCATTGTGTTGGCACGGAAACCACGTACCTGCAACTTCATGCAATGGAAAGACCTGAAGATTGTTTACAAAAG GTATGCAAGCTTATATTTCTGCTTGGCTGTGGAGAACCAGGAGAATGAGCTCCTAGCCCTGGAGGTTATTCATCGCTACGTGGAGCTGCTGGACAAATACTTTGGCAAT gtgtgtgagctggacaTAATCTTTAACTTTGAGAAGGCCTATTTTATCCTGGATGAGTTTTTAATGGGAGGAGAGATACAAGAAACCTCCAAACAGATTGTGAACCGCTCCATTGATGCTTCGGATATGTTACAGGAG ACCATGGAGGAGTATATGAGCAAACCTGCATTTTAA
- the scg2b gene encoding secretogranin-2b, producing MLHFHHKLPAGGAAVLLAFLLHGYAVRSASLPHPYRLRGGESEVQPAAYQPNPDMIKALEYIENLKQRNGGRAEPVDYDEVEKFRVLLQLAAQQDEGPGDRQPAPGMPRQGITAEQLMKAMLKTLQDQAGKDARLSPASEPRNDRRTHRHRTKDTEMPESAPVDYGNFPRPHKKYPLMFEDEENTDASKRATEDLDEQYTPQSLANLRSIFEELGRMPGVGGQKRDVFGDEDEEEEDGLSPRNQAYEDVAGGEEWVPVEEREETEEMVNGSHEEMERAISDQDESEREEMQRRASQNQEEADDDTKLVDYYLLKVLEMSDRTQKRDQTGEQKKRLIRPSIVDPRTVKELLQLSLKLHVPPQDLIDMLLTEELRKFHRDPQGSSRYTAGQTPKIRYFSRRLPMKSKPIPDDMDREDFLDIIGVETISNEYPVVQRPMKTSSPTDRIQAASKPAINTGTVVKIPPPSGRRENLFLSELNKMPLKRQAGGADDDDGDVEDEVTTYLAAKILTEYPNTITKRDTQAQLKGQFPYELYERAMKDYMEQADNEKRPVAKRETMEATEEKVIPTEMEGEEELTAKTSAPQTVNEKEEKEHREKNTAGM from the coding sequence ATGCTGCATTTCCACCACAAGTTGCCCGCGGGGGGAGCCGCGGTCCTGCTCGCCTTCCTCCTTCATGGATACGCCGTGCGGTCTGCGTCTCTCCCCCATCCCTACAGGCTCCGAGGCGGGGAGAGTGAGGTGCAGCCGGCTGCCTACCAACCCAACCCCGACATGATCAAAGCCCTGGAGTACATTGAGAACCTGAAACAACGAAACGGGGGCAGAGCCGAACCCGTGGATTACGACGAAGTGGAGAAATTCAGGGTTCTGCTTCAGCTCGCTGCACAGCAGGACGAGGGTCCTGGGGACCGTCAGCCTGCTCCCGGCATGCCGAGGCAGGGCATTACCGCTGAGCAGCTGATGAAAGCCATGCTCAAGACTCTCCAGGATCAGGCCGGGAAAGACGCGAGGCTCAGCCCCGCTTCGGAGCCCAGGAACGACCGCCGAACGCACAGGCACCGCACCAAAGATACTGAAATGCCCGAAAGCGCACCGGTAGACTACGGTAATTTCCCAAGACCCCACAAGAAGTACCCGCTAATGTTTGAAGATGAAGAAAACACGGACGCTTCCAAACGCGCGACAGAGGACCTGGACGAGCAGTACACTCCCCAGAGCCTTGCCAATTTAAGATCAATCTTTGAGGAGCTCGGAAGAATGCCCGGGGTCGGCGGCCAGAAGAGAGACGTGTTCGGGGAcgaggatgaagaagaagaagacgggCTCAGTCCGAGAAATCAGGCTTACGAGGACGTGGCCGGAGGAGAGGAGTGGGTGCCCgtggaggagagggaggagacgGAGGAGATGGTGAACGGGAGCCACGAAGAAATGGAGAGGGCGATCAGTGACCAGGACGAGTCGGAGCGGGAGGAGATGCAACGCCGCGCCAGCCAGAACCAAGAGGAAGCCGACGATGACACTAAACTCGTAGATTACTACCTGTTGAAGGTCCTGGAGATGAGCGATCGGACGCAGAAGAGGGACCAGACTGGGGAGCAGAAAAAGAGACTGATCCGCCCCTCCATCGTGGATCCTCGGACTGTGAAGGAGTTGTTGCAGCTCTCCCTCAAACTCCACGTGCCCCCACAGGACCTTATCGATATGCTGCTCACAGAGGAACTCAGAAAGTTCCACCGCGACCCCCAAGGCTCCTCCCGCTACACGGCCGGCCAAACCCCTAAAATCAGGTACTTCAGCCGCAGGCTGCCGATGAAGAGCAAGCCCATTCCCGACGACATGGACAGAGAGGACTTTTTAGACATAATCGGAGTGGAGACGATCAGTAACGAATACCCCGTGGTGCAAAGACCCATGAAGACCTCTTCACCCACAGACAGAATCCAAGCGGCATCCAAGCCTGCTATAAACACAGGAACGGTGGTGAAAATCCCCCCTCCCTCCGGGCGCAGAGAGAACCTATTTTTATCTGAGCTCAACAAAATGCCCCTGAAACGTCAGGCCGGTGGCGCCGATGACGACGACGGTGACGTAGAGGATGAGGTGACGACGTACCTTGCGGCCAAAATCCTCACAGAGTATCCCAACACCATCACCAAGCGGGACACCCAGGCGCAGCTGAAGGGACAGTTCCCCTACGAGCTGTACGAGCGCGCCATGAAGGACTACATGGAGCAAGCGGACAATGAGAAAAGGCCAGTGGCCAAGAGGGAAACCATGGAGGCCACGGAGGAGAAGGTGATACCCACAGAGATGGAGGGGGAAGAGGAGTTGACGGCCAAGACCTCCGCTCCGCAAACCGTGAATGAAAAAGAGGAGAAGGAGCACCGTGAAAAGAACACGGCCGGGATGTAG